Proteins from a genomic interval of Nerophis lumbriciformis linkage group LG01, RoL_Nlum_v2.1, whole genome shotgun sequence:
- the LOC140679438 gene encoding general transcription factor II-I repeat domain-containing protein 2-like, with translation MGAMFESKEKEKMTAKINQIPLSDATATRRIEILAGDLSKQLCDGIKNAECISLAVDESTDTTDNAQLLVFVRYYDEEKGEFIEDVLGLANLSGQTRGEDIYKAISEMLHEKGIDLKKVVSIATDGAPAMLGREKGLVPRLREHHPGLLSYHCIIHQSVLCASLGEVYSEIMTTMMKLINFLRASSALQHRLLRTFLTEVDAAFDDLLVHNNIRWLSKGRVLERFWASREELQVFLSQQNGAKAKQFLEFLQNAGKMEAVAFLADITSHLNDLSLKLQGKKNTVCKLMSEVRSFQRKLEVFKSDIQEELLHFPKLLELTKGEGDHQCHLEFLEKLIANFKTRFDGFILGKQVLLFIENPFLIRNVSAFSAEAKQVFPWARAASLQTELIDLQESVALKEAQCDAITFWSKLVIPSKFPLLHKMACHILTMFGSTYSCESAFSTMNIVKNKYRSRLTNEHLDQCLRLAITPFVPKFKVLASTPRAQFSH, from the exons ATGGGTGCCATGTTTGAAAGCAAAGAAAAGGAGAAAATgacagctaaaataaatcaaatcccactTTCTGATGCCACAGCTACCAGACGTATTGAAATACTGGCTGGTGATTTGTCCAAGCAGCTTTGTGATGGAATAAAAAACGCAGAGTGCATATCCCTAGCAGTGGATGAGTCCACTGACACCACTGACAATGCTCAGTTGTTGGTGTTTGTGAGGTATTATGATGAGGAAAAGGGGGAGTTTATTGAAGATGTTTTGGGCCTGGCAAACCTCAGTGGACAAACAAGGGGAGAagacatctataaagcaatatCAGAAATGCTGCATGAaaaagggatagatctgaagaaagTTGTGTCCATTGCTACTGATGGAGCTCCAGCCATGTTGGGGAGAGAGAAGGGACTTGTTCCGCGTCTGAGAGAACACCACCCTGGCCTGTTATCTTATCACTGCATAATCCACCAGTCtgtcctttgtgcaagtcttggaGAAGTGTACTCTGAAATTATGACAACAATgatgaaactcataaacttcttgAGAGCATCATCTGCACTGCAGCACCGCTTGCTGCGCACATTCCTAACAGAGGTAGATGCTGCTTTTGATGATTTGCTCGTGCACAACAACATCAGATGGCTGAGCAAAGGCAGGGTCCTGGAGCGTTTTTGGGCCAGTAGAGAAGAGCTGCAAGTGTTTCTGTCCCAGCAAAATGGCGCAAAAGCAAAacagttcctggaatttctgcaAAATGCTGGGAAAATGGAAGCTGTGGCATTTTTGGCTGATATAACCTCCCATCTCAATGACCTAAGTCTCaagctacaggggaagaagaACACAGTGTGTAAGCTGATGTCAGAAGTCCGTTCCTTCCAGAGGAAGCTGGAGGTTTTCAAAAGTGACATACAG GAGGAACTACTCCACTTCCCCAAACTTCTGGAACTGACCAAAGGAGAGGGAGATCATCAGTGCCATTTGGAATTCTTGGAAAAACTCATTGCAAATTTCAAGACTCGCTTTGATGGCTTCATTTTGGGAAAACAAGTCCTGCTGTTCATTGAAAACCCATTCCTGATCAGAAATGTGAGTGCGTTCTCTGCAGAAGCAAAACAAGTCTTCCCATGGGCCAGAGCTGCTTCACTGCAGACTGAGCTCATTGACCTCCAAGAAAGTGTCGCACTGAAAGAGGCTCAATGTGACGCCATCACCTTCTGGTCAAAGCTGGTCATTCCTTCCAAGTTCCCTCTGCTGCATAAGATGGCCTGTCACATCCTCACAATGTTTGGCTCAACATACAGCTGTGAGTCTGCCTTCTCTACAATGAACATTGTGAAGAACAAGTACCGCAGCAGACTGACCAATGAACACCTGGATCAGTGTCTCCGCCTGGCCATCACACCTTTTGTGCCAAAGTTCAAAGTCTTGGCTTCAACCCCAAGAGCCCAATTCTCCCATTGA